One window of Quercus robur chromosome 12, dhQueRobu3.1, whole genome shotgun sequence genomic DNA carries:
- the LOC126709690 gene encoding wee1-like protein kinase, which produces MKKKMRRQNNMQVQVSVNHFQVNNNQSSSSTSASSFSDASFFQNLLEKEPADAATAADDAYPNADDRDFILSQDFFCTPDYITPDNQNLLNGFDCNKDNIPCPKSPEKLNTVKSKRRRPDSILVNPLSPTFSDHQQEVELANDTFGTDTDEEKLDKVMISVPQKIHSYVPQSAVALRCRVMPPPCIKNPYLMGASEMDIDPFGNQRSKCAGFFQGLIGGDGLSRYHTDFQEIEKIGTGNFSQVFKVLKRIDGCLYAVKHSTRQLHLDTERRKALMEVQSLAALGSHENIVGYYSSWFENEQLYIQMELCDHSLSMSRTSQLFTEAEVLQALHQIAKALQFIHGRGIAHLDVKPDNIYVKNGVYKLGDFGCATLTDKSLPIEEGDAHYMPQEILNEKYDHLDKVDIFSLGASIYELIRGSPLPESGSQFLKEGKLALLPGHSLQFQNLLKVMVDPDPVLRPSAKELLENPIFYRVLPNAKS; this is translated from the exons atgaagaagaagatgaggaggCAGAATAATATGCAAGTGCAGGTTTCAGTGAATCATTTTCAGGTCAACAACAACCAATCATCTTCTTCCACGTCAGCATCTTCCTTCTCCGACGCCTCTTTCTTCCAGAACCTTCTAGAGAAAGAGCCCGCCGACGCCGCCACCGCCGCCGACGATGCCTATCCCAATGCCGATGACAGAGACTTCATTCTCAGCCAAGATTTCTTCTG CACTCCGGATTATATCACACCAGATAACCAAAATCTTCTGAACGGTTTTGATTGCAACAAG GATAACATTCCTTGCCCCAAGTCACCAGAGAAGCTGAATACTGTGAAAAGTAAGAGGCGTCGGCCAG ATAGTATCTTGGTAAATCCTCTTAGTCCTACCTTCTCTGACCATCAACAAGAGGTGGAACTTGCAAATGATACTTTTGGTACAGATACAGATgaagaaaaattagataaagTAATGATATCTGTACCACAGAAGATTCATAGTTATGTACCACAATCTGCGGTTGCCTTACGCTGTCGGGTTATGCCCCCTCCTTGCATTAAGAATCCTTATTTGATGGGTGCTTCAGAAATGGACATAGATCCTTTTGGCAATCAAAGATCAAAATGTGCAG GGTTTTTTCAGGGACTTATTGGTGGAGATGGCCTTTCACGCTATCACACTGATTTCCAAGAGATTGAG AAGATTGGTACAGGGAACTTTAGTCAGGTTTTCAAAGTCTTAAAGAGAATTGATGGTTGCTTGTATGCTGTGAAACATAGCACACGGCAGCTGCATCTAGACACAGAAAG GAGGAAAGCTTTAATGGAAGTTCAATCTTTGGCAGCTCTTG GGTCTCATGAAAATATTGTTGGGTACTACTCTTCTTGGTTTGAAAATGAGCAACTCTACATTCAGATGGAGCTCTGTGATCACAGCTTATCTATGAGTAGAACTTCTCAATTATTCACAGAGGCGGAAGTATTGCAAGCCTTGCATCAG ATTGCAAAAGCATTGCAGTTTATACATGGGAGAGGAATAGCTCACCTAGATGTAAAACCTGATAATATTTATGTCAAGAATGGTGTCTATAAACTTGGTGATTTTGGATGTGCAACTCTTACTGACAAAAGCTTGCCAATTGAAGAGGGTGATGCACATTATATGCCTCAAGAAATCTTGAATGAGAAATATGATCATCTTGACAAGGTTGATATCTTCTCCTTGGGAGCTTCTATTTATGAACTTATTAGAGGTTCGCCTTTGCCAGAGTCAGGATCTCAATTTTTGAAAGAGGGAAAATTGGCGCTTCTTCCTGGCCATTCATTGCAATTTCAGAACTTACTCAAG GTGATGGTGGACCCAGATCCAGTCCTGCGTCCTTCTGCTAAAGAATTGTtagaaaatccaattttttacAGGGTCCTCCCAAATGCAAAATCCTAA